Within the Chlorocebus sabaeus isolate Y175 chromosome 7, mChlSab1.0.hap1, whole genome shotgun sequence genome, the region catgttggccagctggtctcaaactcctgacctcaagtgattcacccgcctcagccttccaaagtgctgggattacaggcatgaaccaccatgcctggccgataagcattaattattaataatggcTTACAAAACTGTATCTTTTATAAAGGTTTGAAATAAAGAATCAATTGAGGATTCCAAACATTTAAGAGGAAGCCCAGTTTGCTCACTTAGCCACAAGGCATACATGCGCCTTGTCTCAGTGGAACAGCTGCCACCAATTCAAGTTGGAAGATACTAGGTTCCTGGCAATGACACATCTCCAAAGTTAGGAACATGGCCCTTTCTCCATAACATatttttccttctgccctgttCTACCTGTAATGACTTACAAAGAACCGCCTCTCCCTATGCTGTCCTTCTCTGACTTTGAAAGTCATTTCATCTTAATAACTTTGGCTATGGGTTATACCCAAAGGATATATATGGCTTGAGGTCCTGGGCTACGGAAAGGTTAACAACCAGTAGTCAGAAAAGACCAGTCTAGGAACATAACTGAGCATTCCAAGAGATTGAAAAGTTTTCCACATTCATAGACATCTTCAGAAGCTGTTGAAATTTTCTGGGATTTGCTCTAAACATATGGTAATAATTTTCAATGTAAATAGGAGATCTACAAGAGGCAGTTATTTATATCTTGCCTTTTCCATCCCTTTGGCTCTAGTTAAAAGGGATGCTTTGATACTGAAAAGCAGTATCAAGCACAAATTTTAGTAAGACCACAGTTAGTAAAAGGTTATagtctttaaaaaatctgtgataagaggccgggcgcggtggctcacgcctgtaatcccagcactttgggaggctgaggcgggcggatcacgaggtcaggagatcgagactatcctggctaacacggtgaaaccccgtctctactaaaaatacaaaaaaattagccgggcgtagtggcgggcgcctgtagtcccagctaatcgggaggctgaggcaggagaatggcgcgaacccgggaggcggagcttgcagtgagtcgagttcacgccaccgcactctagcctgggcgacagagagagactccgtctcaaaaaaaaaaaagaaaaagaaaaaaaaaatctatgataaGAAACAAGTGCTGGGAAATAAATAACAAGGCATAACAGCAAATAGTGCCCTGATGTATTATGTtaagtatcttttcatttatctcattAAATCCATCTTTTCTCCAACTTAACAAAGGTTATAGCAAAAGATAACATTTGTCATGTGAGTAGCTCATAAAATAGGAGTGGCTATGCTTCTGAATCACATTCACATCACCTTCTAGGCATATTACATAATACTCAGCTATCCTGGATTTGCTCCCTACGAGGTTATCAGCTGATGGTTCCAATTTTACAACTGGAAAAATGGAAACCTTGTCCTTGTAAGTAGTCCTAATAGAAATGGGACTTACTCATATGCTCAACGGGCTACAGAGAAACAACATATTATGTTGTACTTTAATGACATATTATGtgtaattaaaatagaaaaaaaaaaagtccgttCCTTCTAGGcataaatgtgtatttaaaatttcatagtAAACAAATACTTGTAAGTAataatttccccatatttccaaataagataatGTTGCATAGACCttatgaattttatatttgatCTTTTTGGTAAATACGGTTGTGAAAATTGAGTTTATattcttcttttcaaatattctccGCTTAACAAGCACTTGTTTTTGGTATTGGTCAAGACGTTTGGCATAATAAGTTAGGAAGCAATGCCGGAGAAGATACCTGAGAAGACAAGTGTGCCCTCCCCTATCtccctcacttttttttctttgaggttttTAACATCAAGATATAAATTACTGTAAGGTCTCAAAATAATCCTTTCACAAAAATAAGACAGTTTTATGTTGTAAAAACATTAATTATTTGTCAAAGGTTTGTTCTTCCATCTTCATCTGTCAACAGCTGTCAGCATCTCCTTTAAAGATCGGTTTTTTCTTCATAATGACACCTGCATGCAGCTCGTTGGCTGTCCAGATATGGTTTACAACCCAAATGTATAACACTGTCAAACAAGAGTTCCACTGTTGTTTCACATGCTGCAAAATAAGGAAATGGGATTACTGTTGGGCAACTGCATTGCTCTCTTTTCACCTGTGTTACACATTACGGCACAGCAACAAGCATATCCCTCATGAGCACTGAAATGTATTCTAGATGAAAGTCATCAAACTCTCACAAGCTGTAgcatatttacatacatacatgtagaTATCTACAGACTTCCAGTTTTAGTCTCTTTATCATGCATCTTACTTTTTGTATACATTTAACTGTtcaatccaatttttttttttttttgagacagagtctcactctgacacccagactggagtgtcatggtgcagtcatagcttactgcagtctccacatcctgggctaaagggatccttccacctcagcctcctgcatagctggcattgccatggccagctaatttttaatttaaattttttaaatttaatttttaattttaaacagatacacaacaccacacccagctaattttttttttttttaagtggcgatgaggtctcactatgttgcccagactggtctcaagcaatcctcctaacttgtcttcccaaagtgctgggattataggcgtgggccaccatgcttggcccaatTGTTTAAACTAGACAAGTAAGAGTCTTTTAAAATAGCACTGATTAATCAGtgttaactttctttttatttgaaaaacataatcACTAAGAGATGTCTGATAATACtcttaaatttgcattttaagaaaaaatgttttaggtGCGGAAGAAACAAAGTGTAAAAATTGAAACCTCAAAACATTTCATTATGGCCAATGGCTTCTAAGGACTGATCATACATCAGTTAAGAGGCTTAAAGTAAACGGAATCCAATCTCTTTGACGAATGTCCTAATTTGACTTGGGGATATGGGAGCATAGAAATCAAAAGTACTTTTTCCCAGTcaggtttatttgtttgtttgtttatttattttgagacaaggtctcacctcactctgttgcccaggctggagtgcagtggcataatcttggttcactgcaacctctgcctcctgggttaaagtgattcttccacctcaacctcctgagtaactgggactacaggcacctggctaatttttgtattttttattaaagttggggtttcaccatgttggccaggctgctctcaaactcctgggttcaagtgctccaCCAGCcaaggcctctcaaagtgctgggattacaagcgtgagtcactgcacccggcctagtcaggtttttaaatttttttaagactgtGAAAAGgtgatttatttacttttcttattctAAGAAACCTGAAACATCCAGGTGAGATTATCTTAACATGTTACACTAAAAGAGATATAGCACAGAGTGACTTTTAGTTATCCAAATACTTTTAGTTTCAAAATATTCATGTTAAGGAAGAAACCTGTCATTACAAAATCTTTCAAAGTTCTCCAAAAGACGGTGCCATTAAGAAACAACCAACCACAGAAGTGGAGAGGCTATGACTATTAAATAGGAGGTCACAAGATTATTGGTTTCACATTCTTCTTaaatcagaaaacaggaaataaatcCATCTATGCTTCAGGTTTACAGCTAGTTTACTTTAGCCAAAAGCTGCAAAGGGAGACAGAGGCTGTGAATTCAAGATTACCTGCAGCAGAGATTTCTTCCTTGACATGAATTATTAGGATGTTAGAATCAGGGCTATAATATGAGACTATTTGGAGAATACTGTGTAATAGACAGAACACAGATTTTAAAGTCAGGCTAAATGCTCACTTGGGGCAAGTTACTGTTTTCTAAACCTTCGTTTCCTTCCttgaaaaatggggataacacCACCTACCTCTTTAGGTTTCTGTTGGCATCaaatgaaaacatgaataaaatatctagCACAGTATCTTATGATAAGtgcttaaaatgttattttcctttcctgcctTGCCTCTTCTGATTTCAGTGTATGATATGTTCTTTGGCTTGACAGTAGAGAAATATTATAACTATTAGTATTTGAATggtgatttatttgtatttccacaAATACTTCGTTTCATCCTTATGACAACTCTATGAGGTGAGTATCAtcattctccttttaaaaatgacacCAAAGGGCCCTTTCCCTTTGCTAGTTTGGTTTTGTATCTCTTCACCATAATACCTCATGGCAGTGAGTACAACTATATGCTGAGTCCCATGAGTCCTCCTGGTAAATCACTGAACCTGGGGGTCATCTGGGGACCTTCCCAACAGAAACAGGTAAAGACAAGTCTTCTAGAAATTCCTACTCCAAATCCAGTGTGCAATACTCTTAAATTCACTGAtggtatggtctgaatgtttgtgtctcttcGGAgttcatgttgaaatcctaacctccaaagTGATGAAATCAGAAGGTGAGGCCTTTGGAGGTGTTTAAGTTCAAAAGGATGGTGAATgtgattagtgctcttataaaagaggccccagagagctatCTAGTCCTCTCCACTAAGTGAAGACACAGTTAGAAGGCATCTGCTGCGAACTAGAAAATGAgtcctcatcagacaccaaatctgctagtgccttgatcttggacttcccagcctccagaactgtaggaaataactttctgttgtCTGTAAGCCACCCGGTCTATGGTAGCAGTCCAGACGGACTAAGACAACTGGAATCAGAGTTTCAAACATTAGCTACTTTAGGTTGTTACATGATGATTGGAGATATATTTTAGGGTACAAGGTAGATGAATTCTTCTCTCTCTTGGCCTTAGACACCCCTACTCTCCCAAGGTTTCCTAATGCTTTTTGCTTCTGTGACTGTAAATCATTTTAGATTACAAAATCATCAGCTCCTCACCTCAGAAAATTGAAGTCTGTGTCACAatagataatatatgtgaaagatTTCTATTGATAAACCCTATACTAAAAcataaagcatttgataaaactttaaaaagtacacTCATCCCCAAGCCATCAGAACATCCTTACCCTGAACATGCTGAGTGAGTCCTAGTGTTTTCTGTACATCGCGGCAGATCTTGGAGAGACAATATTGGAATTCCTCATCACAGTCATTCTTGCTTTTGCCACAGGTCTCATAGCACCTGTCGTGTTGGTTGCAACACTTTGTCAGGGAAGGGATACCAATGTTAAGCTGCAAAAGGCATTTGGATGGATTACTGTCAATGAAATGCAAAACTCCTCTGCTGAAGTACCACATTCAAATAGATTAAATAGGCATAAATGATAATGACTGCTGTATAGATAGTTCCAAAATCCATTTCTGCCTACAAATATTTTCCGTGTTGTAAATCTCCCCATTACACTTACCCACACCCACCCATGTTACTCTCTCAGCCATGCCTCACTGCTTCCTATTCTGCACAGGTAACACTCACAGTTACCTGTCAGTAACAAAACTTCCATTTGtccaaaacacaaaacataagttttaaaaaaagaaagataaatctaAGTCCATTAAACCGAGATTCTCCAGGGGCTAGGCAAGTATGATTTTTGGATATTCAAAGTGTTTTGTGGCCTCTCCttccaaataaaatttactttatgtGAAATATCACAGAAAACTTTCCTACAActcaaattttgttgttttttgatctttaaatatttctccattCCCCAAAGATACTATTACTCTGAATCTATaacttcaattattttaaataactttatacaCAAAATCCTTGTGTCTAGGAATCATtctcataaacatttttttccccataatacTTGGCTTAGATCCAGTCTCTCCTACAACAACCACACAGCTATCCCACTTAGTCTTGTTTTAATGTAGAAAACATGATTTATCTATACTTTTTCCCTCTAAGTAGTATTACTTCTGTACTCCAAACTTTTCAACTATGTATGTGATAATATTAGGAAATATCACTTAAATAGTATGAACATCTATaagattcaaaaataaaacaactttactTCAGTTACTTTGGTTAGGAGTTTTGCCAAAAAGAATCTAATAAACCTGATCACTCTTATACCCAGCTAAATTATTTGTGAATCTAAGAGCATGCTGATAGTCTTATATCACCAAAAGTATTACATGATTTACCAGTTATAAAACTTATCAAATAAAAGACAATATTTACATGAACACCAAACAGTGGAGAGCCACATCCATTCGGTGGGGAGGGTTTATAACCATAACGTGGGAAAGGCTTAGAtcctataaaatataaatggtatcataattaattttcaaatatgataaaaataaaataaatactcaaaaagGTCAATATGCTACATTAGtcttagaaatatttaatatttacttgaATGCTAACAtaagtgcatatgtctttattcTGATGAGCATTAAGAACGCTAATTAGactttttatttctcctgtggtgaggaatatatacaaatgtacacatatatacatatacacatatatagcaattcataaaatgtaattatttgtaaGCCTATGCCATATGAAACATACAAAAGCTTATCCTGGACTTCTGGAGATTTCAGAGGTCACTTCCCAGATAGGGTTCATATGTATGAAAGATAAACCCAACCTGTTTTCCTGTACATTCTAACACTTTGTTTTTTAGAGCTAAGATAGTATCTTCCCAATCTCCCACAAATGCTTCATTGCATACAAACCTCAATAACCACTAACCAACCAGTTTACTCGGGCAAAGCCTAAGGCTAAGGAAGACAAAGTCATCTGATGATCATTTAATAACCTTAGTACTACAAGACATTACAGGACCACACAATCTGCCTGCTGCCCTCCCACTTGGTCAACCATTCCACAAATACACTCCTTTGCCATCTAAGGAAAAAGTTAAGAGGCATACTTGGTGAACTACGGTACTCCAGAAGTACTGGAGTTCTAATGAAGTACTTCCAAAGAACAGAAGACTTGGAAGGCTAATGCTCCCCAGTAGCATCAAGTGTTCAGCAACAAGGAAAAAGATGACATTATCATAGCAATCTTAAACTTTGGAAGGTACTTCAGAAACATCTCACCTCATTTAATACAAGCTTACCTCAGAGATACTGCAGGTTCAGTCCCAGACCATCACAATAAAGCCAATATAACAATGAAGCGAGTCACACAAATTTCtttggttttccagtgcatataaaagtttgGTTTACACTATGCTGTAGTCTATTAAGCGCTCAATAACACTGTCTAAAAAAACCAATGTACagaccttaatttaaaaataatttattgctaaaaaatgctgacACAGATACTAAGTGAGCACATGTTGAGAGAAATATGGTGCCaacagacttgctcaatgcagggtcGCTGCTAACCTTCGatttgttaaaaaaaacaaacaaaccacaatTATTTGTGAAGTGCATTAAAgcaaaacacattaaaatgaagTATGCTTGTATAGAAATCACTTCAACCTACCAGTCACCTACTGTCTCTTTGAATGTTTCCCACAACCCTCCTACATCAAGAAATAACCTATTCTACTGTGAAATGACATCAATTGTTAAGACATTCTTCTGCCTTCTTGTAAGTTCTACCTATAAACAATCCTCTGCCCCTtggggaaacagaaaaataagccaACTCCCTATTTTACACAATAATCCTTTCAAATATTTGGGGCTACAATTTATCTTGCCTTCTAAAATGAgatattcccaggtattttaccCTAAGACATGGCAATTTCCAAATATGACCCCACAGTTGGATACATATGAGTGACACAAAGTATTCTACCAATTTTCGTTTAACATTTATTGGTAGGAGACTTAAATAAAGACAAGGTTACCCTCCAAAAGTAAATTGAGGGTAAAAAAAAGCAACTCTTTCAATAATCAACCATCAAAATAAGTAACCCCTCAAGGTAATAATTGAAAAATGGTTTCagctgggctcacgcctgtaatcccagcacttttggaggttgaggcggtaaaactgcctgagcccaggtttttgagaccagcctgggcaacatgagaccctgtctctattaaaaaaaaatatatgtatatatatacacacacacacacacacacacacacacatatatacatatatatatacacacatgaattttaaaaaaataaaaaaagagaaaaaaataaatggtttcAGTGACTTGCTCAGAAGTTCCATGCTCAACTGAGGTCACTATACACAGCCTCAAAAGAGTAGTATAACCTCATGAAGATATAAAGCTATAGCCTGGACTGggagcgatggctcacacctgtaatcacagcactttgggaggccgaggcaggtggatcacctgaggtcgagggttcgagaccagactgaccaacatggcgaaactccatctctactaaaaatacaaaattagctgggcatggtggcacatgcctgtaatcccagctactcaagaggctgaggcaggagaatctcttgaacccaggaggtagaggttgcggtgagccaagatcgcgccattgcactccagcctgggcaacaagagcaaagctctgtctcaaaaaacaccaccaccaccaccaccaccaccaccaccaccaccaacaacaacaaaaaacctatagCCTGCTCTAAAGGAACAATCTATACAAAAAGGAATGGTTATGATGAGTCTAGAAAAGGGAACGCCAATGATAGCACTTAGGTCTTGTTTTTCTAACCCTGTCTATCATAAGGAtgggtccttcacttcccttggaAGATGAGGGTAGATGACTCAAGCTATCACAGAGAAGTCACCGTGATTCTTCAACTCCTACTTTTagtccttcattcttttttttttttttttttttttgagatagagtctcgctttgccTCCcagcaagctggagtgcagtggtacgatcttggctcattgcaacctctgcctcccgggttcaagcgattctcctgcctcaggttccccagtagctgggactacaggcgtgcgtcaccgggcccggctaatttttgtatttttagtagagacggggtttcaccatgttggccaggctggtctcaaactcctgacctcatgatacacccgcctaggcctcccaaagtgctgggattataggcgtgagccatagtGCCCGGCCCGGTCCTTCATTCCTAAGAAAACAGTTTATGACTTGGCTTCCTACTTACAAGGGCCTACAGAGGAAGGACATACTAACTACTTGGATGTCCAGTGGGCATCTCAAACTTAAGCTGTCCCTCCTGACATTCACCTCAAATTTGTTTCATTCACAGTTCCCTGTTTTCAGTTAATGGTAACTCTATCCTTCCAGATGCTCAGAGCAATAATGTCAGCCATTGTTGCTTATGTTCTTGCGTTCTTATACCCCGCATTCAATCCAACATATATCCTGTTGGTATATCCTGTTGACTTTACCCTCAAAATATTCAGAACTAATCACTTCTTACCATCTCTACTACTACCAATCCCACTCCAAGCCACAATGGATTACTGCTATAAACTCCTAACTAGTTGCCCTACTTTGGTTCCCCTGCCCCACACTAACCCTCATAATCCAGTCTCCACACTGAGCACAAGTGatcttattaaaatatgttaGATCATGTCTTTTTCTGCTCAGAGCCTCTCCAAAGACTTCTCATCTTTTTCAGAACAAAAGCCAAAGTCTATAAAGCCTATGAAACCGTGTATAACCTGGTCCTCCCATGATTTCTCTGACCTCATCCTCTTCctattctctcttcctttcttccttaacCTATTCCTCTTTGCTGTTCCACAGACACTGCAAGTCTGCTCCTGTACCAGGGCCTTTGAACCTGCCCTTCCTGCATGTGGATGCCCTTTTTCCTGACACTAGTTTCTCTTTTACTGCTATGGTTGGAATGTTTGCAtcaccccaaaattcatgttgaaacataatcaccaatgtgatggcattaggaggtgggactactggaggtgattaggtcatgtggacagatctctcatgaatggaattTGTGCCCTAAAAAAGTGGCCCTAAAGAGCTGCCCTGCCCCATCcatcaccatgtgaggacacagctagacgGTGCCATCTGTGAACAAGGAAGTGGACCCTTACCAGACAATGAATCTGCCAAatgcttgatcttggacttcacagcctccagaactgagggataaatttccgttgtttataagccactcagtttaaGGCatcttgttatagcagcctgaacagactaagacattcaCCTTCTCAGCAAGTCTTCCCTGACCACACTATTGTAGCACATATGACCTTCTAACATACTGTATCACTAATCTACTGATTTTATTATGTCTCCCCACCCTAAAATGCAAACTCCTTGAAAGCAgacatttttgtgttttggattcccagtgcctagaacagtgcctggaataaCTTTGTGATGAATTTTTGCAATAGGTATGTGATGAATTAATGAACAGAAGACTTGGAAGGCTAATTTCCATGGCGGTTGGAATATTCATTATAAATGGAGATCATCCATTGAGAAACCCTGCTGTTTGCCCTAAAGCCTCTTTTGAGTTTGGTGAGCATTCATCAGCCTCCAAAGACTGATCACTTCTAGCTTGTCACATCTCTTTAAAATACGGCACCTCAGACTGAACATTGTAGGGTAAGATGGGCTTTTTAGCCTTTTGTGGTGGATAAAGTACTTGTATTAAAACAGCCTAACATAGTATGTTTCAGCTGTGCCTCACTGCTAACATAgacagtagtttaaaaaaaaaaatcagttatttctaaaattgactttttaataccTACTGCTAGAGGCTTAGCACCTTTGCAATTTAATTTTGAGCCTAAATATAAGATTGTATATAGTAAGATTCAATCTTGTTTGTTTCAGTTCACCATTCTCGACTGCTCAGCAGTTTTTAAATCTAGAGCTATTCACCCAGTGTTG harbors:
- the PLA2G12A gene encoding group XIIA secretory phospholipase A2, whose product is MALLPRPALTLLFLLMAAVVRCQEEAQTTDWRATLKTIRNGVHKIDTYLNAALDLLGGEDGLCQYKCRDGSKPFPRYGYKPSPPNGCGSPLFGVHLNIGIPSLTKCCNQHDRCYETCGKSKNDCDEEFQYCLSKICRDVQKTLGLTQHVQACETTVELLFDSVIHLGCKPYLDSQRAACRCHYEEKTDL